The following is a genomic window from Manihot esculenta cultivar AM560-2 chromosome 9, M.esculenta_v8, whole genome shotgun sequence.
TATAAATCCAATTATTCATTAAAAATCATCCATTATTTGTTACTAACGAACTATCGTTAGGATGAGTGGTTCGACACTTTTCTCTTTTAAATAAGATtgagaatttaattattataaatagagCAAATACTCAATAAAAGCACTTTATCTCTTATGAACGAACGATTGTTAGGATGAGTAGTTCGATACTTTTCTCTTTTAAATGAGATCGAGAAttctattattataaataaaacaaatactCGATCAGagtactttattttttattgtagtagtgtgtataaatatttaatttattggtGTGTTGTTAAATTGAATGAGTGCATTTTCTAAACTAACATAGATATGGAGTAGTTTTCAGCCAAACTTGTGATCAAAGAAAACCATTAGGGTTAGGAAATAAGTCATGGGATAGGTGAAGAGTCAAAAGCTACAATTTAAATTTCAGGCAAATGCTAAAGAAAAGCTTAACCCAACAGGATATATAGCTGCTTAACCTATTTTCACCAtgcattttaatttatatataataaatatattgagTTTCTTGTTAGTCCAGGTAGAGAATGGCAGGAGTCTAAGCTAAGATCCAACAAACATAAAACCCTAACCCTAAGCCACCCAAAAACTGTCACCTTCAGCCGAGGCCTTGTTTctgcttttaatttttatatgagaTTTTTATATAGATCATAAATCCCACATCAATAGCAACATTTCACCATAATTTGTGTATAAtgcatttcattatttattttcaaaatctaagaataaataattataatgatGGTActaatatcaaaattatagttTAGGATTGAAATAATTTATAGGTAAAACAAACATTTACCATAATTATttatagatataaaaaaataaaataatagtttaaaaattaaaaaataataataataattaattaatcatattattagTGGCCCATCATTATTATTGAGTAGTAACTCAAGAGATTTAAGGTTAATCTAGTTTGTACTGATGTAAGTAGCTTTTATAAATTAGAGtttttaacttaatttttaatatgtgaAAACTGACTACAGAATATATCTgcaagtaaatttttttatatataaaaaaaatagtgacatggttatattattatttttttaaactgaaTTGAAGCATATATTTCAAcgataaaaactaaattattgaaatatatgaaattataaaaactaaattataaagttCAAATTGatgcaattaatttaattgttctTTTATATTTTGGTATAATTTCagctatatataaatttttaaatttaatagtttatataataatttaataatttaagtgAGATGTGacgtgtattattattatttaattggctaattgataaaaaagtttgatatttatattattttatattttattttaaacatttaaattttagataaattaatttaatattttatatttgagtgtaattttgattaatttttaaaattaaaattaaaataagcaatccaattattaaatatataatttaaatctttaatgataattaattttattttagagaaataattataaatattttataataaatatattatttaatttaaaatattaatatttaaaataattaaaaataatataaatttttataattattaatataaaataatataccgTTAAAATTGTCAATGGTATACTTAAAGGTAGataaattactattatttttagaattgaATACAACATTTAACTAGGGTTAAATataagttaatattatttttatatataaaattaatttatatttaaaaaatataaaatattacattcaGCATTTtatctgaatttttatattttaatttttaaaaattaattaatattgagCCAATTCATCTAAAATTTTGAAGTTTAGATTAAAacgtaaaataatataaatattgagaCTTTTTCAGTAATTTTGATCAttaatttatgtaaattttaataataatgataatgtgAGATGCACACAtactatcaaatttaaaaatttacatattaattAAAGTTGTATCAAAATGCAAAAACTGTgctaattaaactaaaattaagagAATTGGATTAAAACGCAAATATGTGGAAACATATGGCTTTTTAAATCAATTGCCCAATTATAAATGAATAAGACAATCTTGGTGTACAATTGACTAATTTATTGgacttttaaaattacaaaggcTAAATAAGTGATTCTTAATTAAACTATggggattaaattataatttacctGTGAAAAATAGAAAAGGGATAGTCAGAGGCCTATTCAATTGAAAGCTGAAGCATCTGCCTATTTAGTGAAAAACTATTAACTAATTTACAGTTTTTTTCCACAGAAAAACTGATtcaatttactatttatttgtcattttatgtaatatttctACATATATTAACAGCTTTATTGTGTAATTTTTCCTGTTTAGGCAATATCATTATTTGGTTTTTGTTAAACCTCACCATCTGGCTTTGAAATTCATGCAGGTGCTATGGTTACCATCAACTGTGACACAAAAGAGAAGTGGAGCAAAACAACTTCTGCACAGGTCATCACTGATGAATATGGAGACTTTCAAATTGATCTTCCTTCTCACCTTCATGCGATTCCCAACTTGGACAGAATATGTTCAGTCAAGGTTGTGAGAATGCCAAAGAACTCAGCCTGCTTCCCTGCTTTTGCAACAAAACAAATGGCACTGAAGTTATCTTCAGATACCAACGGCGTCCGCAGTTATACTGCTGGAAATATTACATTTCTGCATTTGAGATCTAGACCTTTACTAGCTTGCACAAACAGGGAGAGAAGTGATGAACAGCTTGCATAACATATTCCCAGTTCTTGAGTTGAGGATGGAGATGAAGTCCTATGGCTCATTTGGATGGCGCTTCTTCAGTCACAGCAATGAGTTGCAAGTTTTCAATTCCAGTCCTGTCAGTTTTAAAACTCaaatggagagagagagagagagagaggtgatGCCTATAGTCTGTTTGTAAATATTGAAAACAACAATGCGGGCTGTGATAGATACAAGAAAATTTCCAGTCTTGCTCTGTAAACAATGACACTAGCACAGTATCAATAAAAGAAACTAGAAGTGATCATGGGTCTGACAACCGTTATATATGATCAGAATGAGAAGTGATGAAGTTAATGCCAAAACTAGACATCTAAGAATACATCAATAATctgcataacatatcatcaagaGTGCCCTTGTTGTATACTAAAATCAATTCAGGAGGCAGAAGTCTTCTTTTCAGCTCCTGAAGCTATGTACTTCGCAACATCAGCACAACAAGTAAGCTTATCTGCTTCCTCATCAGGGATTTCCATGGAAAATTCTTGCTCAAAAGCCATAACAAGCTCCACCCTATCCAAGCTGTCAAGGGACAAATCTTTCTGGAAATAAGCTGTTTCAGTAACCTGTCCAGCCATCAAGCAAAAGGAATATTCATCATTTCAATAATTTTCAATCTTTAGGGTATGAAGGAAAGCTTGATTCTTTAGCTGAAACTTATTTGACGAAAAGCAACAACTAAATAATCAGCATTAATGCATGACATATTTAATTTCacattaaaaaaagagaaaaggtaGTCTGCCaattcaaaccatcataaaatgGACACAAACACAAATATACACACAGAAGATATCTGAAGGGAGCCATGCATTAATTACCATGGCAGCGTCAATGTTATCAAATTTCTTAACCAATCCTATCACTCGGTCCATAATTTGATCAGGGCTTGAACCACTTAATGCACACATTTGCTGGTGCAGTTGCTTGAAGACATTTTTTCTCTGAGTGAGCAGTTGCTGTTGAGCAAAACTTCTCAGCCTCACATGGCTCAAGATGGAGTTCCTTATGCCTTGCATGTTAGCAACAAGCTGAAAATAACGTATGCATTTgaaatcaaaatatgcaaatcaTTTAACATGAAAAAGTCAGTACATAGTGTTTGTATGTGAGAAACAGCTGAATGATAAGCAAATTTCAAATTGAGGACAAATGGAGAATTCTATTTGTATACAAGCAAGTTTCATCATTCTATAAAATGCAACTAAAATGAAATGAATTACACTTCCACTGTTGAAAACGGTCCAAATGCACATGAAAAGACTAGAATAAGAAAAAGCACCGACACCATAGAAAAtggtttttcttttatcttctaCAAATTGATCCATGGAATGCATTTTAGCAGTTGGGACTGCAAATTGGATAATATATATTTCACCAGAGAAACTTCTAGGAAATTCCAATATCAAAACAGAGGCAGAATGAATAATGTAATAATGCCTTCACTTCCTTTCTACAATTAGCCAGATAAAGAGATCAATAGCTTTAACAAAACTGCACAAAaatcttatacataacatgggaTGTGCAATTTTAATTGCTTCCTACTTGTAAAGCTTTATAAACAGTACCTAAAAGAATAAACTACTGTATTAAATccttatgataaaaaaataccGAAAGTTTGATTGTTAGAGTATAACCCAACTCAACAAGGCGTCAATTAAATCCAACCAGATTGGGGCAGGATAGACGGATCCATTTCATCCAATCTACTCGATGACCATTGTAATAGCAAAATATGGATCGTAACTACACAATAAAATGCGCCAGAACCAATCTTCCTAACGGCACTGCACAATCTCAAAAACTAAAAGACATGTATGAGCATAACCCAGATGGGAAATGGCCTAGAGAAAAAGATTCTAAGTCGCTATACGAAGGACACAGAACAAGGGAACGAAGGGAAAAAGCCACCCAAATTCAACGAAACCTATAGTTCATGAAAGAAAGCCAAGCTCCGTGAAGAAGAACctaattaattatcaaaataaagaATCACGAAGGCCGAGGAGTATTGAAAGGAAGCAGAAACAAGAACTACGACTTACCAAATTCTGTGCCCTGGGGCTTCTAAGTAGAGAATGGTTATATAAGTGTTTGCTTTATTGCCGCAATGAGGCTACGCCGTACACATCCCAGGATATAAACgtaattatatctatttttttgtattaatataatattgtatatattataattatgcaTAGTttacataatattattttttatttattcatttttaataattgtatttataaaattattaaatcatttaattatttttaattataggcatattataaaatttataaggtctatttgcattaaaaatttaaaattttttcattattttgtaatttatttcaaaatttttaaaattaataaaattgttcaaaattataaattttgttgcAATTATATCCaaactt
Proteins encoded in this region:
- the LOC110622169 gene encoding acyl carrier protein 3, mitochondrial isoform X1, which produces MHSMDQFVEDKRKTIFYGLVANMQGIRNSILSHVRLRSFAQQQLLTQRKNVFKQLHQQMCALSGSSPDQIMDRVIGLVKKFDNIDAAMVTETAYFQKDLSLDSLDRVELVMAFEQEFSMEIPDEEADKLTCCADVAKYIASGAEKKTSAS
- the LOC110622168 gene encoding uncharacterized protein LOC110622168, producing MTNFSGCSNLVIFIFIFFFSRQTSMAEGYKNINPIYDLSSREEMVRLAGYGEDKLSTVLITGTVLCEACDEPHIQTWPVSGAMVTINCDTKEKWSKTTSAQVITDEYGDFQIDLPSHLHAIPNLDRICSVKVVRMPKNSACFPAFATKQMALKLSSDTNGVRSYTAGNITFLHLRSRPLLACTNRERSDEQLA
- the LOC110622169 gene encoding acyl carrier protein 3, mitochondrial isoform X2, producing the protein MQGIRNSILSHVRLRSFAQQQLLTQRKNVFKQLHQQMCALSGSSPDQIMDRVIGLVKKFDNIDAAMVTETAYFQKDLSLDSLDRVELVMAFEQEFSMEIPDEEADKLTCCADVAKYIASGAEKKTSAS